One Brassica napus cultivar Da-Ae chromosome C2, Da-Ae, whole genome shotgun sequence DNA window includes the following coding sequences:
- the LOC125582373 gene encoding uncharacterized protein LOC125582373 — translation MIHVISGGSEISGISHAAAKKATWNAKHGLEAAKPKRLLLGTDEISFTAKEQEKVLTPHHDAQVIWLTVANCLVKRILVDNGSSGNIIFQAAYKDLGLKKSALTRRITPLIGFSGEVKQTAGEVTLPVYVEGVNMSTKFLVIDCDSSYNMILGRPWIHGMVAIPSTLHQMVKFLTPWGIKAIRGDQEYSRSCYQTTLKGKTKVL, via the coding sequence ATGATCCATGTCATATCGGGTGGTTCAGAAATCAGCGGCATAAGCCATGCAGCCGCGAAGAAAGCCACCTGGAACGCTAAGCATGGCCTAGAGGCAGCCAAGCCAAAACGCCTGCTCCTAGGAACAGACGAAATAAGCTTCACGGCCAAGGAACAGGAAAAAGTTCTCACACCGCATCACGACGCCCAGGTTATATGGCTCACCGTAGCGAACTGCCTGGTAAAAAGGATACTGGTAGATAATGGAAGCTCcggcaacatcatcttccaggcCGCATACAAGGACCTGGGGCTGAAGAAAAGCGCTCTAACTCGGAGGATAACCCCCCTTATAGGGTTCAGTGGGGAAGTCAAACAAACCGCCGGGGAAGTAACCCTCCCCGTATACGTTGAAGGAGTCAACATGTCAACCAAGTTCCTCGTTATCGACTGCGACTCGTCTTACAACATGATCCTAGGACGGCCTTGGATTCACGGCATGGTGGCCATCCCCTCGACTCTTCACCAAATGGTGAAATTCCTTACACCATGGGGCATAAAGGCAATCAGAGGGGATCAGGAGTATTCCCGCTCCTGTTACCAGACCACTCTGAAAGGaaagaccaaggtcttatag